In one Haloplanus salinus genomic region, the following are encoded:
- a CDS encoding DUF7321 family protein: MVSEATAATLAGLSVTASLPFYLYGAWIVIDSETVTWHILLRHLKFILVGLVLTTVPVVGWMAPRLMDQFGGLAVLHAVLGLQAYAMLAFALTGIVRIFQAKYAANLYRDPDQDVDLDDLHENMGAWRGRLRIGVFGYVLFWIGAYLIGIVRYVQLHV, encoded by the coding sequence ATGGTGAGCGAGGCGACGGCGGCGACGCTCGCGGGGCTGTCCGTAACGGCGAGCCTCCCGTTTTACCTCTACGGGGCGTGGATCGTCATCGATAGCGAGACCGTGACGTGGCACATCCTCCTCCGGCACCTGAAGTTCATCCTCGTCGGTCTCGTGTTGACGACGGTGCCCGTCGTGGGCTGGATGGCGCCACGGCTGATGGACCAGTTCGGTGGCCTCGCCGTCCTTCACGCCGTCCTCGGCCTCCAAGCCTACGCGATGCTCGCGTTCGCCCTGACCGGCATCGTCCGCATCTTCCAGGCCAAATACGCCGCGAACCTCTACCGTGACCCCGACCAGGACGTGGACTTGGACGACCTCCACGAGAACATGGGCGCGTGGCGCGGCCGCCTGCGGATCGGCGTCTTCGGCTATGTGCTCTTCTGGATCGGTGCCTACCTGATCGGGATCGTGCGGTACGTCCAGTTACACGTTTAG
- a CDS encoding chorismate mutase — MANDDTNGRRTGDRMSGTEEMSLDELREEIEEIDRELVELIARRTYVAGTVAQVKADQGLPTTDESQEARVMERAGENAETFDVDANLVKAIFRLLIELNKVEQRESR; from the coding sequence ATGGCTAACGACGACACGAACGGACGGCGCACGGGTGATCGAATGAGCGGGACGGAGGAGATGTCACTGGACGAACTCCGGGAGGAGATCGAAGAGATCGACCGCGAACTGGTCGAACTCATCGCCCGCCGCACTTACGTCGCGGGCACCGTCGCGCAGGTCAAGGCGGACCAGGGCTTGCCGACGACCGACGAATCGCAGGAAGCCCGCGTGATGGAGCGGGCGGGCGAGAACGCCGAGACGTTCGACGTGGACGCGAACCTGGTGAAGGCGATTTTCCGGCTGCTGATCGAGTTGAACAAGGTCGAGCAACGGGAGAGTCGGTAG
- the nth gene encoding endonuclease III, whose translation MGTPLDSREAQVEAVLDRLYEEYPDATISLNYSNRLELLVAVVLSAQCTDERVNGVTDALFEKYRTAADYAAADEETLAEDIYGITFHNNKAGYLKAIGESLVADHDGAVPDTMSELTDLKGVGRKTANVVLQHGHDVVEGIVVDTHVQRLSRRLGLTTEERPERIEDDLMDVVPDADWQQLTHLLISHGRAVCDARTPDCSACVLEDVCPSSKLDADVDLASGEAWD comes from the coding sequence ATGGGCACGCCACTGGACTCGCGGGAGGCACAGGTCGAGGCGGTGCTGGATCGATTGTACGAGGAGTACCCCGACGCGACCATCTCGCTGAACTATTCGAACCGGCTGGAACTGCTGGTCGCCGTCGTCCTCTCCGCACAGTGTACGGACGAGCGGGTCAACGGCGTGACCGACGCGCTGTTCGAGAAATACCGGACTGCAGCCGACTACGCCGCCGCCGACGAGGAGACGCTCGCGGAAGACATCTACGGGATCACGTTCCACAACAACAAGGCCGGGTATCTGAAGGCCATCGGCGAGTCGCTCGTCGCGGACCACGACGGGGCGGTTCCCGACACCATGAGCGAGCTGACCGATCTGAAAGGCGTCGGGCGCAAGACGGCGAACGTCGTCCTCCAACACGGTCACGACGTGGTGGAGGGCATCGTCGTCGACACGCACGTACAGCGGCTCTCGCGGCGGCTCGGCCTGACGACCGAGGAGCGGCCGGAGCGGATCGAGGACGACCTGATGGACGTGGTGCCCGACGCGGACTGGCAGCAGCTCACCCACCTGCTCATCAGTCACGGGCGGGCGGTGTGTGACGCCCGCACCCCCGACTGTTCGGCGTGCGTGCTGGAGGACGTCTGTCCGTCCTCGAAACTGGACGCCGACGTCGACTTGGCGAGCGGGGAGGCGTGGGACTAA
- a CDS encoding shikimate kinase has protein sequence MYGEAVALGAGTVLNALATGVGSAFALDAETTAWVELDDSGVVEGAIAGAPDGDTRLIRRCVERVVDRFGDGHGGHVRTESDVPMAAGLKSSSAAANATVLATLSALDVPVGDGADAVLDREAACRIGVAAARDAGVTVTGAFDDASASMLGGVTVTDNTADDLLAREPVDWDALVWTPAERALSADADVARCERVAPMADLVADLALDGRYAEAMTVNGLAFSAALGFPTDPAVEAMPHAEGVSLSGTGPSVVAVGDRDELERVRDHWTQREGDTWLTTTRTDGARVIE, from the coding sequence ATGTACGGCGAGGCCGTCGCACTCGGTGCGGGTACGGTCCTGAACGCCCTCGCGACGGGCGTCGGATCGGCCTTCGCCCTCGACGCGGAGACGACTGCATGGGTCGAACTCGACGACTCCGGGGTCGTCGAGGGTGCGATCGCCGGCGCGCCGGACGGCGACACGCGGCTCATCCGCCGCTGTGTCGAACGCGTCGTCGATCGGTTCGGCGACGGCCACGGCGGCCACGTCCGCACCGAGAGCGACGTGCCGATGGCCGCGGGGCTGAAGAGTTCGAGCGCCGCCGCGAACGCGACGGTGTTGGCGACGCTCTCGGCGCTCGACGTGCCAGTCGGCGACGGAGCGGACGCGGTACTCGACCGCGAGGCGGCCTGTCGCATCGGCGTCGCCGCCGCCCGTGACGCCGGCGTCACGGTCACCGGCGCGTTCGACGACGCGAGCGCCAGTATGCTCGGCGGGGTCACCGTCACCGACAACACGGCGGACGATCTGCTGGCCCGCGAGCCGGTGGACTGGGACGCCCTCGTCTGGACGCCCGCGGAACGGGCGCTCAGCGCCGACGCCGACGTGGCGCGCTGTGAGCGGGTAGCGCCGATGGCCGACCTCGTCGCCGACCTGGCGCTCGACGGCCGCTACGCCGAAGCGATGACGGTCAACGGACTCGCCTTCTCGGCGGCGCTCGGCTTTCCGACCGACCCCGCCGTCGAGGCGATGCCACACGCCGAGGGCGTGTCGCTCTCGGGCACCGGCCCGAGCGTCGTCGCCGTCGGCGACCGGGACGAACTGGAGCGCGTACGCGACCACTGGACCCAACGGGAGGGAGACACATGGCTAACGACGACACGAACGGACGGCGCACGGGTGATCGAATGA